The proteins below come from a single Ptychodera flava strain L36383 chromosome 6, AS_Pfla_20210202, whole genome shotgun sequence genomic window:
- the LOC139134265 gene encoding uncharacterized protein — protein sequence MTSPHPARTSSPNPWSKPRPINVPPPGVSFKVQKKNPIYRKSIMVVELKEAQKYSQRTREIYPLVLTLTDNDCTVEGVQNKIYEETGIEMKLLDTNNFPIYNGPSTADPMFWKTPRKIKAIEASQFEELRSGVKRKRTSSRYNDEDECSSDTLAQIRNSLQCIVCLMEVTFPVYICHGCNMITGCYVCVIRCTSCPHCRHDINEAMGPVRGMDSLADALQFKRSSDRDIAESASKRSNNEEGNSSPELGLPNTPEQATDEDVIISD from the exons ATGACGTCACCTCATCCTGCTCGTACGTCGTCACCTAATCCATGGTCCAAACCAAGGCCAATAAATGTACCACCACCAGGCGTCAGCTTCAAGGTACAAAAGAAAAACCCGATCTATAGGAAATCTATCATGGTAGTTGAACTCAAGGAGGCACAAAAGTACTCACAGAGAACTCGGGAAATTTATCCGCTGGTGTTGACACTAACGGATAACGACTGCACAGTGGAAGGCGTACAGAACAAGATCTATGAGGAGACAGGGATAGAAATGAAGTTGTTGGATACCAACAATTTTCCCATTTACAATGGACCATCTACTGCAG ATCCTATGTTTTGGAAAACGCCTAGAAAGATAAAGGCAATAGAGGCATCACAATTTGAGGAGTTAAGATCCGGCGTAAAACGGAAAAGGACCTCAAGTAGATATAATGATGAAGATGAATGCTCTAGT GATACCTTAGCACAGATCAGGAATAGCCTTCAATGTATCGTGTGCTTGATGGAGGTAACTTTCCCAGTTTACATATGCCATGGATGTAATATGATTACCGGTTGTTATGTATGTGTAATACGATGCACCAGCTGCCCTCACTGTCGCCATGACATCAATGAAGCAATGGGCCCAGTACGAGGCATGGACAGCCTAGCAGATGCTCTACAGTTTAAACGTTCGTCTGATAGAGACATTGCCGAGTCCGCGTCAAAGCGATCAAACAATGAGGAAGGAAACTCTTCACCTGAGTTAGGGCTGCCAAATACACCAGAACAGGCAACTGATGAGGATGTAATAATTAGTGACTAG
- the LOC139134802 gene encoding histamine H3 receptor-like, translating into MNATADNGTAAVNASRTSDIVTTTAAVYMSDFLDHSPVNNKSHHDDYGERSDSNVFRETTFATLPDHSFVTDNWATSEKYVTTQNWYGTRVYSEVGDDGMSETAVLVITVVCSLIAILTAVSNLLILIAFCKTKKLRKPTNYFYVSLALSDCLLGVTVLPLYIYQWYHDEYWHFGKAVCLSWLAVDYFLFTASVYNIAAICLDRYLALFHGLWYRRIRTNSFVIKLIIVAWILGFVIEVPAITLWEFTSGNSTIDYNEYCNVEYESHAFYTTVTMFLSPIIPWVFITIVYVRIYAVIRRRMTKSDRSSPYRNEIDHSSNTGTSLTSKATGAILVKTSKDVKCVVGATPGCSTSTDVEDAQSITHGRFEMSAGPTNNSLYQEEGKEKEACEVSRTCTSGEKLCENDGVCFELRTTDSQQGISNNAVELEDLAPKEIYTSAGIAKIPTATKSVIASVSATCAPSKSEVKPMKCHNLRQKGRSLRGDNKAAILVSMLVASFLVFYTPWVVISIVDASCSDECLPSSVYNVAVWLQYANSLVNPFLYVFQDLNFRLAVFQMLCLTRARFK; encoded by the coding sequence ATGAATGCAACAGCCGACAACGGTACAGCTGCGGTAAATGCATCACGGACAAGCGATATTGTAACTACAACCGCTGCGGTATACATGTCCGATTTCCTGGATCATTCTCCTGTGAACAACAAGTCCCATCATGATGATTATGGAGAGCGCAGCGATTCAAATGTTTTCAGAGAAACAACATTTGCCACTTTACCAGACCACAGTTTTGTGACAGACAACTGGGCGACCTCTGAAAAGTATGTGACCACACAAAACTGGTATGGAACTCGTGTTTACTCCGAAGTGGGAGACGATGGCATGAGTGAGACTGCAGTCCTTGTAATAACTGTTGTATGTTCCTTGATTGCCATACTGACGGCTGTGTCCAACCTGTTGATTCTAATTGCTTTCTGCAAAACTAAGAAACTCCGAAAGCCAACCAATTATTTCTACGTAAGCCTGGCACTGTCCGATTGTCTACTTGGTGTGACAGTACTGCCTCTATACATTTACCAATGGTACCATGACGAATATTGGCACTTCGGCAAGGCGGTTTGCCTTTCATGGCTGGCCGTAGACTATTTCCTATTTACAGCCTCGGTGTACAACATAGCAGCAATCTGCCTCGACCGCTATCTTGCTCTATTTCACGGACTCTGGTACCGACGTATACGGACGAATAGTTTCGTCATCAAGTTGATCATCGTTGCCTGGATATTGGGATTTGTCATCGAAGTACCAGCTATCACTCTTTGGGAATTCACTTCAGGAAATTCCACCATCGATTACAACGAGTACTGCAACGTagaatatgaaagtcatgccTTCTACACCACAGTTACCATGTTTCTGTCACCCATCATTCCATGGGTCTTCATAACCATCGTGTACGTGCGAATTTATGCGGTAATCCGCAGGCGAATGACAAAATCAGACAGAAGTTCTCCTTATAGAAACGAAATCGATCACTCAAGCAATACAGGCACTTCTCTCACTTCAAAAGCAACCGGTGCTATTCTTGTCAAGACATCAAAAGATGTAAAATGCGTGGTGGGTGCCACGCCTGGATGCTCGACATCAACTGATGTAGAAGATGCACAGAGCATAACACATGGCCGCTTCGAGATGTCTGCCGGCCCCACAAACAATAGCCTATACCAAGAGGAAGGTAAAGAAAAAGAAGCATGTGAAGTCAGCCGCACATGTACGTCTGGGGAAAAGCTGTGCGAAAACGATGGCGTTTGTTTTGAACTACGTACGACCGACTCGCAACAAGGGATATCTAATAATGCTgttgagcttgaagatttagCACCCAAAGAGATATACACAAGCGCAGGTATAGCGAAGATTCCAACTGCTACGAAGAGTGTCATCGCGTCGGTGTCAGCCACCTGTGCGCCCTCAAAATCAGAGGTCAAACCCATGAAGTGTCACAACTTGAGACAAAAAGGTCGATCTTTGAGAGGCGACAATAAGGCCGCCATACTTGTCAGCATGCTAGTGGCTTCTTTTCTTGTTTTCTACACTCCATGGGTTGTGATTTCTATAGTAGACGCTTCGTGTAGCGATGAATGTTTACCGTCCAGCGTCTACAACGTTGCAGTGTGGTTACAGTATGCTAACTCTCTAGTAAACCCTTTCTTGTATGTGTTTCAGGATTTGAATTTTAGACTTGCCGTCTTTCAAATGCTTTGCCTGACCAGAGCAAGATTCAAATAA